One stretch of Riemerella columbina DNA includes these proteins:
- a CDS encoding S8 family serine peptidase: MKKSILEKLGNHKNLLPVAVGFLLAPSFVYAQNVEQVKKIRQASDLGQLNTLQKAFGKSTLTVKQLQSQAKKLNIPFSGETSKGKLYQLQGFDKKGQPLYYVTNNTGAAEGTGTNKVGAGTVFNLEGEGMKVHEWDGGAVRTTHQEFGGRVSQKDTPTGFSAHATHVAGTMIAGGVNPAAKGMAPKATLDAYDWNSDEQEMTAAAAQGAILSNHSYGYLGAFEWGDWSGNQGWHWFGAEDETEYVGYGFYSDADRDWDLIAKNAPYYLPVKAAGNPRGDGPEPGGLHYVRDEKGVWHESTVVRQKNGGADGFDCIGTGSVGKNILTVGAAAKIPGGYTQPSDVKMASFSGFGPVNDGRIKPDLSGIGVGLTSTVSSDDAAYSGMSGTSMASPNVTGSLLLIQEQYSKSNNGDVMRAATLKALAIGTANEVGVSDGPDYASGWGLLNTYDAVKAIAFNGKYTLIQEKTLRNSQESRLDVVASGVEPLKVTIAWTDPVPSTLSDDSVVNDRTKMLVNDLDLRVLKNGVEEMPWVLDPTNPGAAATKGDNTVDNVEQVVINNPEAGATYTIVVSHKGDLRDNVIQTNANGDLAIGLAPSNVQDFSLVVIGINNGVQKDLALNSIKSDVAPVDYTSATPVKFIIQNKGTDSIAGAKLAYKFTNKDTGVLVSEGEINIPTIDAGAVVEVSKTFDLSQSFINFSVSGEIVYPEDQVDLNNQSSLDLFGIVADLTPDQASHSFGFEDDFAKNGWLSEDKDRDGRTWRKYDDLSFAHEGKSFAVNFPGNERDINDWLFSNPIKLKGGVLYRVVFFIRKFQNLEESISVALGSEPNSAAMTTEIAAKVEAVSDGAYIKHSYEFSVPNDQVAYVGFNHKTEADATSYAVAIDDVAFQYAEAKPEADFTASKVKANSFETVSFRNTTLTASTLPINSWQWSFEPNTVTYQDSTTATSEEPKVVFNQEGTYSVTLKAVNAKGEGSVTKTDYITIANTAAAANFNVSSENIYVGEAVVFTNTSTGDPAPESFKWTITPSDGVEFVGGTDNTSKNPNVKFNKTGQYSVALEVTSLLNSDEVTKTDLITVAEVHNPVDGLTSNFNTSDQALTLKWDRPVMNPLYQERFEANGNMPADITAVDANNDGINWFISEVTKNSGKYGAISYSWFYGGFDVDDFLISSKIRGGAEVLKYFYKFPYAERYDVYVVEAPASGDVPTVDEIKAGHKVYSFEATGAQKTFAENTINIKEVAQNDFYIAFNHKTTAADDGLYLAIDDIEVGYDNSAAGRTGAKKDEVLTTEQSQGVDFKTEFKKAERLVSNEGLEKASSRSVANPKKTFGALNLPHLTGYKVVKDGVVMENIDDITKRIYDENINANGTYTYGVSAVYSDGVESEMKTIVVDITTLATTDVNANAGLKVYPNPSTGKFVVEADASVSTLKAGVYDMSGKQILSNTFKGNKFELNLTQHPKGVYILNLVDNQGVKHNVKLIVK; encoded by the coding sequence ATGAAAAAATCTATTTTAGAAAAACTAGGTAATCATAAAAACCTGTTACCGGTAGCGGTAGGGTTTTTATTAGCGCCGAGTTTTGTCTATGCTCAGAATGTCGAGCAGGTGAAAAAAATCAGACAAGCGTCTGATTTGGGACAGTTGAACACCTTACAAAAAGCGTTTGGAAAATCTACGCTTACCGTGAAGCAACTGCAATCCCAAGCTAAAAAACTTAACATTCCTTTCTCAGGTGAGACCTCTAAAGGAAAACTTTATCAACTTCAAGGCTTTGATAAAAAAGGTCAGCCGCTTTATTATGTGACCAATAATACAGGCGCTGCAGAAGGAACAGGAACCAACAAAGTAGGTGCAGGTACAGTTTTCAACCTTGAAGGAGAAGGAATGAAAGTCCACGAGTGGGATGGAGGAGCAGTGAGAACCACACACCAAGAGTTTGGCGGTAGAGTAAGCCAAAAAGATACCCCAACAGGTTTTAGTGCGCACGCTACCCATGTGGCAGGTACTATGATAGCTGGGGGAGTTAATCCTGCAGCTAAAGGTATGGCCCCAAAAGCTACTTTAGATGCTTATGATTGGAACTCAGATGAGCAAGAAATGACGGCTGCTGCTGCCCAAGGAGCTATTTTATCTAATCACTCTTATGGTTATTTAGGTGCTTTTGAGTGGGGAGATTGGTCAGGGAATCAGGGATGGCACTGGTTCGGAGCAGAAGATGAAACAGAATATGTGGGTTATGGCTTCTATTCAGATGCAGATAGAGATTGGGATTTAATAGCTAAAAATGCACCTTATTACCTTCCTGTAAAGGCTGCGGGTAATCCAAGAGGGGATGGGCCAGAACCAGGAGGTCTTCATTATGTAAGAGATGAAAAAGGGGTATGGCATGAATCTACGGTGGTACGTCAAAAAAACGGAGGTGCTGATGGTTTTGACTGTATCGGCACAGGTTCTGTGGGTAAAAATATTTTAACTGTAGGTGCGGCTGCAAAAATTCCAGGTGGCTACACCCAACCATCAGATGTTAAAATGGCGAGTTTTAGTGGCTTTGGTCCAGTAAATGATGGGCGTATTAAGCCGGATTTGTCAGGAATAGGTGTCGGATTAACTTCTACTGTGTCTTCTGATGATGCGGCTTATAGTGGAATGAGTGGAACCTCTATGGCTTCTCCTAATGTTACAGGTTCTTTGCTTTTAATCCAGGAACAATATTCAAAAAGCAATAATGGTGATGTGATGCGTGCAGCCACACTTAAAGCCTTAGCTATTGGAACCGCCAATGAAGTAGGTGTATCAGACGGACCAGATTATGCATCAGGTTGGGGATTACTCAATACTTATGATGCTGTTAAAGCGATTGCTTTTAACGGAAAATATACATTGATCCAAGAGAAAACGCTAAGGAATAGCCAAGAGAGTAGGTTGGATGTGGTAGCATCAGGAGTAGAGCCGTTGAAGGTGACTATTGCTTGGACAGACCCCGTGCCATCTACTTTGTCTGATGATTCAGTTGTTAATGATAGAACTAAAATGCTTGTGAATGACTTAGATTTACGGGTGCTGAAAAATGGTGTAGAAGAAATGCCGTGGGTATTAGACCCAACCAACCCAGGAGCAGCAGCTACTAAGGGGGATAATACGGTAGATAATGTGGAGCAAGTGGTGATTAACAATCCAGAAGCGGGGGCTACTTACACTATTGTAGTAAGCCATAAGGGTGATTTAAGGGATAATGTTATTCAGACCAATGCTAATGGAGATTTAGCTATAGGTTTAGCGCCATCTAATGTTCAGGACTTCTCGCTAGTAGTAATAGGTATCAATAATGGGGTACAGAAAGACTTAGCATTAAACTCTATTAAATCTGATGTGGCTCCAGTTGATTACACTTCGGCTACGCCAGTGAAGTTTATCATTCAGAATAAAGGAACAGACTCTATTGCAGGAGCTAAATTGGCTTATAAATTCACCAATAAAGATACAGGAGTATTAGTTTCTGAAGGTGAGATTAATATTCCTACGATTGATGCAGGTGCTGTAGTAGAGGTGTCTAAAACCTTTGATTTATCACAATCTTTTATTAACTTTAGTGTATCAGGAGAAATTGTTTATCCAGAAGATCAGGTTGACTTAAATAATCAATCCAGTTTAGATTTATTTGGTATAGTAGCGGATCTTACACCAGACCAAGCATCTCATAGCTTTGGTTTTGAAGATGATTTTGCTAAAAATGGTTGGTTGTCAGAAGATAAAGATCGTGATGGTAGAACTTGGAGAAAATATGATGATCTAAGTTTTGCGCACGAAGGAAAAAGTTTTGCAGTAAATTTCCCTGGTAATGAAAGAGATATTAACGATTGGTTGTTTTCTAATCCAATTAAATTGAAAGGAGGGGTGCTTTATAGAGTTGTGTTCTTTATTAGAAAATTCCAAAACTTAGAGGAGTCCATTAGCGTAGCTTTAGGTAGTGAGCCTAACAGTGCAGCTATGACTACGGAAATTGCTGCAAAAGTAGAAGCGGTTTCTGATGGAGCTTATATTAAACACTCTTATGAATTTTCAGTGCCTAATGACCAAGTGGCTTATGTAGGGTTTAACCATAAAACAGAAGCCGATGCAACTTCTTACGCTGTAGCGATAGATGATGTAGCGTTCCAATATGCAGAAGCTAAGCCAGAAGCTGACTTCACAGCAAGTAAAGTAAAGGCTAATTCATTTGAAACAGTTAGTTTTAGGAATACTACATTAACAGCTTCCACTTTACCAATTAACTCTTGGCAGTGGTCATTTGAGCCTAATACGGTGACTTATCAAGACTCTACTACTGCTACTTCTGAAGAGCCGAAAGTGGTATTTAATCAAGAAGGAACTTATAGCGTAACCTTAAAAGCGGTTAATGCAAAAGGTGAAGGTAGCGTAACAAAAACGGATTATATTACGATTGCTAATACAGCAGCTGCAGCCAACTTTAATGTAAGTTCAGAAAATATTTATGTAGGTGAAGCTGTGGTGTTTACCAATACTTCTACAGGAGATCCTGCGCCAGAATCATTCAAATGGACAATTACGCCTTCTGATGGTGTAGAGTTCGTAGGAGGTACAGATAATACATCTAAAAATCCAAATGTTAAATTCAACAAAACAGGTCAATATTCTGTAGCTTTAGAGGTGACTTCACTACTTAACAGTGATGAAGTTACAAAAACAGATTTAATCACGGTGGCAGAGGTTCATAACCCTGTAGATGGGCTTACTTCTAATTTTAATACCAGTGACCAAGCCTTAACGCTGAAGTGGGATAGACCAGTGATGAATCCTTTATATCAGGAAAGGTTTGAAGCTAATGGCAACATGCCTGCGGATATTACGGCAGTAGATGCTAATAATGATGGTATAAATTGGTTCATCTCTGAGGTAACTAAAAACTCTGGTAAATATGGTGCTATATCTTATTCTTGGTTCTATGGAGGTTTTGATGTAGATGATTTCCTCATCAGTTCTAAGATTAGAGGTGGTGCGGAAGTACTTAAGTATTTCTATAAGTTCCCATATGCAGAGCGTTACGATGTTTATGTGGTAGAAGCACCAGCTTCAGGAGATGTTCCTACAGTAGATGAAATAAAAGCAGGTCATAAAGTGTATTCTTTTGAAGCGACAGGCGCTCAAAAAACATTTGCTGAAAATACAATTAACATCAAAGAGGTGGCTCAGAATGATTTCTATATCGCATTCAATCATAAGACAACAGCTGCAGATGACGGCTTGTACTTAGCGATTGATGATATAGAAGTAGGTTACGATAACTCTGCAGCGGGTAGAACAGGAGCTAAGAAAGATGAAGTTCTGACCACTGAGCAAAGTCAAGGCGTAGACTTTAAAACGGAGTTCAAGAAAGCAGAGCGATTAGTTTCTAATGAGGGGCTTGAAAAAGCATCATCAAGAAGCGTGGCTAATCCTAAGAAAACCTTTGGAGCGCTTAATTTACCACACCTTACAGGTTACAAAGTGGTAAAAGATGGTGTAGTGATGGAGAATATAGATGATATTACAAAACGCATCTATGATGAAAACATCAATGCCAATGGTACCTACACTTATGGCGTATCAGCAGTTTACTCCGATGGTGTAGAATCAGAAATGAAGACCATTGTTGTAGATATTACCACTCTTGCCACTACAGATGTTAATGCTAATGCAGGCTTAAAAGTGTATCCAAATCCATCTACAGGTAAATTTGTAGTGGAGGCAGATGCGAGCGTGAGCACACTTAAAGCAGGCGTTTACGATATGTCAGGTAAGCAGATTCTAAGCAATACCTTCAAAGGTAATAAATTTGAATTGAACTTGACACAACATCCTAAAGGCGTTTACATCCTCAATCTCGTAGATAACCAAGGTGTGAAGCACAATGTGAAGTTAATCGTGAAATAA